The Clostridia bacterium genome segment GAAAGATACTGCCTAGAAGAATAACAGGCAATTGTGCAAAGCATCAGAGACAGCTTACTAGTGCTATAAAAAGAGCAAGAAATATAGCTTTGCTACCGTATACTACCGATTGATAAAACAGGGACATGTGCACACATGTCCCTGTTTTTTAAGTTTGACAAAGAAAGAACAAAAATATAAAATATTAACAACATTTTCAATGGGATCTACTATGTTCCAGTTGTTAGCTTATTTATATACAAATTTTGGAATTATGTATAAACCTTTGGAAAATTGAGCTTTTCAAAAGATATGAAACAATAACTTAATTTGCTAAAATGAGGTTTGATAAGGGTGATGAGGATAGGCTATTTGGGGCCTGAAGGGACCTTTACTCATAAGGCCGCTGTTTTGTATTGTAAACATGTAGCAGGTAGTGAATGTGAGCTAATTGAATACGATACTATAATGGATTTGATCTATTCTGTAGATGATAGAGAGATAGGTAAAGCTATTGTACCTATAGAGAATTCATTGGAAGGATCAGTAAATGTTACAATAGATATGCTTGCAAATGAGGTAGAATGTTGCATAAGTGGGGAATTTATTTTAAACATAAGACATAGCTTGCTTGCATCGCATCAAGTGCCATTAAAACAGATTAAAACTATATTATCTCACCCTCAAGCATTGGCTCAGTGCAGGCAGTTTATAATTAGAGAATTGAACAAGCCTACTGCAGAACAGACATTTAGCACTGCAAAAGCTGCTAGCATGGTTGCTGAAAGGGGTAAATATTGTGCCGCCATTGCATCAGAGGCTGTAGCTTCGAGGTATGGTTTGAAAGTTTTAGCCAAAGATATACAAGATAATGATAATAATTCTACCAGATTTGTAGTTATAGACAAGAACAATAATCCTAAATCAATTTATTATAAGACTTCTATTGTGTTCTCTGTGGATGATAGGCCAGGCAGCTTGTATGAGGTGCTTAGGATTTTTGCTGATGCTGGGATAAATCTCACGAAGATAGAATCACGTCCCATGAAAAAGATGCTTGGTCAGTATATGTTTTTTATTGATTTCCAGGGGTGTAGCGTAGATGAAAATATAGACGGGATACTGGATTACATCGATAGCAAATGCAAGTTTTATAAATTTCTTGGATCGTATCCGGTATATTTTATCTAACTAAAGACCATCAGAGGAATTGTCAGTTAAATATAGAATATATAAATCAAGTATTTTTTTGTTATTTGTTGCAAGGGGGTAGGGTATAAGAAAGTATAGATCTTATTTTAATAGGAAAATATTTCAATGGAGAAATAACTAAAAAAGACGAGGTGAAGGTTTTGCACAAACAACCCTATTTACGAGCGATATTAGAATGTATGCTGGCAGGAATAGCAATTGCGGCTATAGCTACCATGGCTTTGTCAGTATCCATATTGAACTTTATTTTGATGTTTATACCTGTGCCTATCATATTTATGATAAACAGATGGGACATAAGATTTGGAATAGCATCTCTTGCTATTGCTGTCATATTATTAGGGATGGCACTGCCGGCTATGTCAATCGTTTTTATACTATTAGTAACCACACCTCTTTCTATTGTGTTTGGTATAGCTATAAAGAAAAAATATCCTTCGTTTAGGACTGTAATAATGGGTGCTGCAGTTGTTTTGGCATCTATAGCTGTATCTATAGAGGTATTTGCATTAAGTACAGGGACTAATATATTTGAATATTTTGCTGGCCAAATGCTTGAGTTTTTTAATCAAACGATAAGCTATTATAAAAATGCAGGGATAGATAATAATACTATACGAATGATAGAGCAATTTAAAGATAATAATTTTGATTTTATAGATTTAAGCAGGATTGTCATTCCAGCCGGTATAATAATATATTCTTTAGCTTGTAGTTTTTTAAATTATTTTATTGTAATAAAAGTTTTACAAAAGTATAAATATGATGTAAGGGATATACCACCATTTAGTGAATGGAAGCTTCCGAGAGGGACAGGCAGGGGATTGCTTGGGATAAATATATTGGCTTATTTAGGTGCTTACTTCGGGTTGAATAACTTTGATATAGTGTTTGCTTCTACTTATGTATTGCTTGTATTTGTATTTTCGATCCAAGGTTTGTCAGTAATTGATTTTTATATAAGAAAGTCAAAATTGATACCATTTGTGAGGATATTGATAGATGTATTTATCCTATTATTTTTTGGGATGTTTCTAAGTATAATAGGGTTGTTGGATCAACCCATCAATATAAGAAAAATCGGGAAAGATGACAATAACTTGTCACCTTAACTGGAGGAGTAGTTTATGAAAAAAAAGAATTCTAAAAGATTTTATATTCCCGAGATTAAATTTTATTTGTTGATTATACTGATAAATACATTAATATTTTTCAGATATAATTTAACTATTGCAGTTGCAAATACAATTCTCCTTTTATTTTTAGCATATTATTATTGGAAAAGCAGTTATAGAAGGAAATTGGAATGGTCTGAATATGTAGAGAATCTTACTGAAAACATGAACACAGCTAAAAAGGCATCGGTATTCAATATACCCATTCCTCTTGTAGTTATTGAAGAAGACGGGAAGATAAGTTGGTATAATTCATCTTTTTTAAATTTGCTGGAGCCGGGTCAGGATATATTAGATAAAGAGCTGCATTCACTTGTTCCTGAATTATTGCCTAAGAAAATATTTGAAAAGGATAAACTTGAGATAAAAAAAGTATATTTTAGGGAAAAGTACTATCAAGTGTTGTGTTATCCATCAATTATAAAAAGCACCAACAAATCCCCTAAAAGAATTGCGGTTTTATACTGGATAAACATCAGCGATTATGTTAACCTAAAAGAGAGATTTGAAGATGAAAAGCCAGTTGTATGTTTTATTCAGATAGACAATTATGATGAGGTATTGCAAAATACTGAAGAAATGGATAAGACTACAGTTTTAGCGGAAATAGATAAAAGAATAGCACAGTGGGCAAATATGTTGAAAAGCTCATGGAAGAAGTATGATAAAGATGAGTATATAGCAGTATTCCAAAACTATTATCTACTTCAGCAGCAGCAGAAAAAGTTCAGTATACTAGATGACATAAGAGATATTGAGACCAGTGCAAAATTTCCTGTTACTCTGAGCATAGGCATAGGAGCAGATGGGCAAAACATGGCTGAGACTGCCGAGTATGCTAGAACTGCTTTAGATCTTGCATTAGGCAGGGGGGGTGACCAGGCTGTCGTAAAGCGCAAGGATAAATTGATGTTTTATGGAGGTAAGACCAAAGAGGTCGAAAAGAGGACTAAGGTCAAATCCAGAGTGATAGCTCATGCCCTTAGAGAACTGATAAATCAGTCAGACAAAGTGTTTATAATGAGTCATGAGATGCCGGATTTAGATGCCATAGGGTCTGCGCTTGGAATATATAGGGCTGCAAAAAGCTTGGATAAGCAGGCGTATATTGTGTTGGACAGATCTAAGGTTATGCTGATAGATAAACTCATCAGCCAGATAGAAGAGGATGAGGAGTATGATGATGTTTTTGTAAGTCCGCAGCAAGCATATGAGATGATAAATGAACAATCTTTGTTGGCGGTAGTGGATACCCATAGACCTAGCTTTACCGAATATCCTCCCTTGCTCAAAAAGACGGAAAGGATATTTGTTGTGGATCATCACAGGCGAAGTACAGAATCCATAGAGAATGCTACACTCATGTATATGGAGCCTTACTCATCATCCACCAGCGAATTGGTGACTGAGATACTGCAATATATAGTTGAGAAGGTTAAACTTACTAATATAGAATCCCTAGCATTATTGGCTGGTATAACAGTAGATACCAAGAATTTCTCTTTCAAGACTGGTGTGAGGACATTTGAAGCTGCATCATTTTTAAGGCGGGCAGGGGCAGATACTACTGCTGTGAAAATGCTGTTTCAGGATGATTTAAATACATTTATTGCTAGGGCAGAGGTGGTAAAAAACGCTGAGGTGATAGAGGAGGGAATAGTTATCTCTGTATGTCCTGAAGATGTAGAGAACCCTTCGTTAATTGTTGCTCAAGCAGCAGATGAACTGATAAATATAAGGGGTATTAAGGCATCTTTTGTGTTGTATGGAGATGAAGATGGCACAATAATAAGTGCCAGATCCCTTGGAGATATAAATGTGCAATTAATACTTGAAAAGCTTGGGGGAGGAGGGCATCTTAGCATAGCAGGCGCCCAGCTTAAGGGTATTGGCATTGAACAAGCAAAACAGAGGATAAGATCTCTTGTGTTAGAATACCTAAAAGAGGAGGAGAAAGAATGAAGATTATTTTAATGAAAGATATAAAAGGATTGGGGAAAAAAGGCGATGTAGTAAACGCTAATGATGGGTATGCTAGAAATTATTTATTGCCCAAGAAATTAGCCGTTCAGGCTGATTCAGGCAATTTAAAAGTTTTAAATGAACAAAAGAAAGCTTTAGCGAAAAAAGAAAAGAAGGAGCATAAGAACGCATGTAAGTTGGCATCAGCATTGGAAGGTAAGATTATAAATATTAAAGCGAAGGCAGGAGAGGGAGGAAGACTTTTTGGTTCGGTTACCAGCCTTGATATATCAAAAGCAATAAAACAACAGACTGATTTTGATATAGATAAGAAAAAAATTGATTTGGACGAGCCGATACGAACTTTAGGTTCTCAAAAGGTGGAAATCAGAATATACCCTGAAGTAACCGCCCAGGTAATTGTAAAAGTCGTGGAAGAGTAGAAAGGGGAATGATAATTGAAAACCATCCCGGAACAGCAGAATAGTCCAAATATAGATATAGATTTAAAGCATATGGAAAAGCAGATAGATGCTTTATATAAATTGATTGATAAGATATTTGGAAGCAGGAAACTAGAAAAGAAAGTAGAAAAAATGAAATTAGACAATATGATAAGATCTAATATATTGGAAGAGAGGGTGCTTGCTCTTCACAAGATCATTTTTGAGGATGATTCCATCCAAGGTGTTCCCAGAATGGATGATATACCTGAAATAATGAATGATATTGAAGAAGAGATTTCCGAAATATTGGCCAGGAGAACTGTTGAAACCCGGATACAAAGGCAAATAGCTGAAAAGTTGGAAAAAAGGCAGCATAAGTATATGGAGGAGATGAAACTCCAGATTTTAAAGAAGAATGCAGGTCCGGAAAATGCTAACACCCTTAAAAAATATGCCATATTGGAGAATAAGGAGAATAAAAAACTTTCCCATCACATACTGGATCTTTTAAGGCCTTCCAGTATAGATGAAATAGTCGGTCAGCAAAGAGCTATAAAAGCATTGATTAGCAAACTTGCATCTCCATATCCTCAGCATATACTGATTTACGGTCCTCCAGGTATAGGCAAGACTACTGCAGCTAGGCTGGTCTTGGAGATGGCTAAGAGCATAAAATATACTCCGTTCAGGCAGGATGCACCTTTTATCGAGGTGGATGGGACAACTTTGAGGTGGGACCCTAGGGAGATAACTAACCCTCTTCTAGGTTCAGTACACGATCCTATATACCAAGGCAGCAAGAGGGAGCTTGCAGAAACTGGTATACCTGAACCTAAAACCGGACTTGTTACTGATGCCCATGGGGGAGTGCTCTTTATAGATGAGATAGGTGAGTTAGACCTATTTTTACAAAATAAATTATTAAAAGTACTGGAAGAAAAACGGGTGAGATTTGACTCATCATATTATGATCCTGATGATGACAGTATTCCTAGATACATAAAAAAGCTGTTTGATGAAGGAGCACCGGCTGATTTTATATTGATAGGAGCTACTACTAGGCAGCCGGAAGATATTAATCCTGCTTTAAGATCAAGGGCAGCAGAGGTTTTTTTTGAACCGCTGACTGTTGATGACATACAAAGGATTGTGATAAATGCGGCAGACAAACTTAATATAATATTGGATGAAGATGTGCCTGAATTGATCAGCCGTTATACCTTTGAGGGCAGAAAAGCAGTTAATATGCTTGCAGATGCTTATGGAATGGCTTTATATGCAAAAGGACCGGATATAGAAGTGGGGAAATTACATGTTACAGCTGAAGATGTATTTCAAGTGGTACGGGTAAGCAGACTGACACCTTATGAAAAAGTTGCCCCCCAAGAAACTGCCCAGATTGGGAAAATATTCGGGTTAGGGGTATCAGGGTATATGGGTTCTATCATAGAATTTGAATCAATAGCTTTTTCCGCTAGAAATAAGGGTGAAGGCGATATAAGATTCAATGATACAGCAGGTAGCATGACTAAAGATTCTGTGATAAATGCTGCTTCTGTGATAAGAAAGTTGACCGGTGAATTCATCGGTGATTATGATATACATGTAAATTCCATAGGCGGCGGTAATATAGACGGACCCTCTGCAGGTGCCGCAATATGTCTTGTGATTTTGAGTGCCCTTAAACAGAAACCCATAAGGCAGGACATAGCAGTTACAGGTGAAATCTCGATACAAGGCAATATAAAACCTGTAGGAGGTATATTTGAAAAGATTTATGGTGCTTCTCGGGCAGGCATTAAAAAAGTTGTAATACCTTTTGAAAATAAGGATGATGTTCCTGAAGATCTTGAGGATATAGAGATAATTACCGCTAAAAGGATAGAGGATGTTATGGATGTGGTGTTTGAATAATTTATTATTTATGAGCAATTCACTAATCTTCTATTAAGATATTATATTAGCAAGAAACAGCTGTACCGAGTACATATATATTGTTTTATTTTGAAGGGCAAGAGGTGAAAACATGGCTCAGGAGATACAAATGGTTCCCCCTCATAATGTAGAGGCCGAGTATTCAGTGCTCGGTTCTATGTTGTTGGATAAAGAAGCTATATCTGAAGTTTCTGAACTGCTAAAGGGAGATGATTTCTATCTGGATGCACATAAGATTTTGTTTGAAGCAGTTTTGGACTTGTATGATGAGGGTACTCCAGTAGATCTTGTCACTATAGTAGATTATCTGAGGGATAAAAATGAGCTGGAAGACGTGGGTGGAATAACTTATATTACCAGGCTGGTAAATAGTGTTCCTACAACGGCTAATGTGAGGTATTATGCAGAGATAGTAGAAAACAAGGCAATATTGAGAAAACTTATTTTTGCTGCCAATGACATAATAAAGATCAGTTATGGAGCTTCACAAGAAGTGGATGATATATTAAATGAAGCTGAAAAGCATATTTTCAACATATCCCAAAGAAGAAGCAAAAGTGCATTTACCCACATAAAAAGCGTACTGCTTGAAAGCTTTAATAAGATAGAAAAGTTATATGCAGATCAAAACAAAATAACCGGTGTGCCTACAGGATTTATAGATATTGATAGGAAGACCTCAGGATTACAGAAATCAGATTTAGTCCTGGTAGCAGGCAGACCATCCATGGGTAAGACTGCATTTGCATTAAATATAGCACAATATGCAGCTGTTCAAAAAGATATACCTGTTGCAATATTCAGTTTAGAGATGTCCAAAGAACAATTGGTAAACAGGATGTTGTGTGCAGAGGCTAATATAGATAGCCATAAGCTTAGGACAGGGGATTTGGATGAAAATGATTGGCCTAAGCTTGCTATGTCGGTAGCCCCTTTGTCTGAAGCGCCTATTTTTATAGATGATACAGCTGGCATAAATGTGGTTGAAATGCGATCAAAGGCAAGGAGACTCAAGTTGGAGCATGATGTTCAATTGATATTAATTGATTATCTTCAGTTGATGCAGGGACGGGGAAGAACAGAGAACAGACAACAGGAAATATCCGAAATATCCAGATCTTTAAAATCCCTGGCTCGTGAATTAGATGTGCCTGTAGTGGCATTATCACAGTTAAGCCGTGCACCAGAAGCTAGAAATGATCATAGACCGATGCTGAGTGATTTGAGGGAATCGGGAGCGATTGAACAGGATGCAGACGTTGTTATGTTTTTGTATAGAGATGAATATTATAATCCTGATACTGAATTTAAAAATATAGGAGAAGTTATAATAGCAAAGCAGAGGAATGGGCCTACAGGAACGGTTAAATTGGTATGGCTGGAGCAATTTACTAAGTTTGCAAACTTGATTGGACAAGAGGGGATTTAATTTAAAAACCCCTCTTTCTTATATCGTTGCCATAGAATTTAAATATTTGAAAGTTTCCTAGTATCCTGGATATGATCCTTTCAGAGTAATTGGACATCAGTTCGTTCAAGTCAAGATTTGTAGATATTATTGTATTTTTGCAATCTAGAAGTCTTGTATTTATTATATTGAAAAGTTCTGAATTGGTGAACGAGTTTGTAAGCTCTGTTCCCAGGTCATCAATAATCAATAGATCGCAAGTAAGTAAGCTGGCCAAGTCAAACTGTTGTCCGGTAGCATTGCTGAATCTGAACTTGCGAATTATGTCGAACAATTTAAATGCAGTTTGATATATTACTATTTTCCCTTGGTCCAACAGATCTTTTGCTATGCAGTTGGAAAGGTAAGTTTTGCCTAGTCCTGGTTTCCCGTAAAACAATAAGTTTTGGTTTGAATTATCAAAATCCTGGACAAACTTTATACAATAATAGAATATATTCTCCATATTTTGTCTAGGAGATATCTTTTGACTGTCTGAAGTTTGATTAGAGTATAGGCTTATATCGAAATTATCGAAATTTTCCTGTAACAGCCTTTCACCTATATTTGATTGAGAATATGCATAATCTATCAGAGATTGTTTAAGGCATTTACATTGCTTATTTCCTATGTAGCCGGTATCTTGACATTGTTCACAGTCATACTTAATGGTTAGATAATCTGCCGGATAATTTTTATCTAAAAGCAATTGGGCTTTTTCGGATTTGAGTTCGAATATCCGTTTTTTCATTTTTTCAATAATTTGGTGTTGTTTAGAATTATTTTCTATCAATAACTTTGAGATATTTATCCCTGTTTCTGAAATCATTCGGTCTATCTCTTTTATCCTAGGTATATTAAAGTATATTTCTTTTTTTCTATTGTTTAATTCTATTTCTTTTGCATCTCTTTTTTGTTGATAATTGTCCATCACTTTTTTATATATATCTTTATTCATAATCAACCACCAAACATCTTCAAATTCTTTTCTATGATTTTTTTCTCTAGCTCTTTAAAATCGTAATCTCGTTCTGAAAAGTTGTGAAATTTATTCTTGCTGGGTTTTTTCGCCGTTTTCTTTTTTCTAAATTCATTCATAAAGTTATATGCTTCTTCTTTGGTCTTTATATTGTTTTGATACCAGTGATATAATATGGCATCTATGTATTTAAAACTCGGATTGCTTGTGTTGATTGTTGCACTACAAGCCGCAAGTATAACATCGATGGAAAAACACCATTTTTTCATCCATTTGTCCATGTACTCCATTTCGAACTTTGTGGGGAACCTGTGCAAACCCAAAGAACTCATTATTTTTTTGATATCTTTGTTGCGCATTTCTTCTTTTTTAAGCCATTGTTCGGCCTTTTCTACAGTGTTTAAACCAAGCTCTGACCATTGTATAGCTACTTTTTCAATGTATCTCATATTTCTCTTATCCATGCTTGAACAATATTCTAAAAGCATTATTATGACTTCTACTGGTAGTCTGAGCCAGTCATATAAGCTGAACAATATACTGGTATCCTGTTGTGTAAGCATTTTACCCAATTTTTGTTCTGCTGTTTTAAATAGCAATCGTATTTGTTCGCTGTTTTTGATATATATACTTATTTCTTTCGGTGAATAATTGGGCCGAGTATGAAGCACAATATTATTTGAAAGAGGCGGGGTGTCTTCCAATCTCCTGTACTCAATTGTAATACTGTTTTCTTTTTCAACTAAGGATATAGCCCCTTTTTTATTCCAATATTTCCATGCTCTTATTACATCTGATTCAAGCATGTCCAAATCGCTAGCTATTTGTGAATTTGATATATCTTGTTTTCCATTGTATAAATTGCGAAGCCCATAGAGATATACCTTTACAAATTCGCCGTTTGCTTTGGGCATATATTCATCTATGAAGGTATTTTGTATTATGGTAACACCTTTTTCACCAGTATCATTTTTTAATATCAAATCAGGCATATATAAATTCCTTTCATGGATGATAAGTGTATTTATATAATATCATACTTTTACTTGTTTTCAATACGAATAAATTAAACATGAGGGCAATAGTTCTAGCGATTTACATACATTTTAAAAACTTATTTTTTTAATGCACACAAACTGTATTTTATTTATAATTTTTTTATATACTAAGTGTGAAAAGTACTTTAAATTAAAAAAATCATGTGATATTATATTCATATGCAAATTTATTTATTCCATATATAAATTGGAGGTTGTTGGTATGAAAATTGTGATAGAACAAGACTATCAAAAAATGAGCGATAGAGCGGCTGCCATTATTGCAAGGCAAGTAATATGCAAACCAGATAGTGTATTAGGATTTGCTACCGGGAGCACACCTGTAGGGACATATAATAAACTCGCTCATATGAATAAGGAAGGCTTGGTTGATTTTTCAAAGGTTACTACCTTTAACCTTGATGAGTACGCAGGCTTAGATGAAAATGATCAAAACAGTTACAGATATTTTATGAACCAAAATCTCTTTGACCATATAAATATTGATAAAGAAAATACACATGTGCCAAAGGGGAATTTAGATAATCTAAATGAAGTTTGTGCACAATATGAACAAGCAATAGCGAACAGCGGAGGGATAGACCTTCAATTGTTGGGGATAGGACATAATGGACATATAGGATTTAACGAGCCGGGGGCTTCGTTAGATTCCTTGACTCATGTAGTGGATTTGAGCAGTAGAACTATAGAGGCAAATGCAAGATTCTTTGAGTCTGCAGAAAAAGTTCCAAGGCAAGCTATTTCAATGGGTATAAAGACCATAATGAAATCCAAACAAATAATTTTATTGTGCAGCGGAAAAGATAAATCTGATGCGATATATGAAGCATTGTTCGGGGATATCACCCAGCAGGTGCCTGCATCTATACTGCAGTTACATCCTAATATAACATTTATAATCGATAAAGATGCTGCTGAAAAGATCTGTGCAAAAGGGCTGGATAAATAGAAAGATTCAAGCGTATCATAGTTGATAATAATGTAAGTAAATGATATTATAACAACACAAAATATAAGCAAGGAGGTTGGAACATGGACAAGGTGACAGGTAAGACTGTAATAATAGATGTATTGAGAAGGGACGCCGAGACAGCTGAAATATTTATGAAACACGGTATGCACTGTGTAGGTTGTCCGTCTGCAAGTGGAGAAAGTATCGAAGCTGCTTGCGTAGTACATGGGCTGGATCCAGAACCATTGATAAAAGATTTAAATGAATTTTTTGCAAGCAAGGGAAATCAATCTAAATAGCTAAATAGCATCTGTATTTTTATAGAAGCAATTTAAAGTTTTAAAAAAGTTAGGAAACCGAGAAAAAATGCTCATAGTTTCCTAACTTTTTTAAACTTTAAAATTATTCTTCCCACCTTTAATCTTAAACAAAGAACCCTCATTGAATATTTCTTCTCTAACCTGATTTAACCCAACGGAAACCAAACAGTTAATTTTTATTGGAAAACCCTTGATATTTATATACGCATATTCGAATATTAAATTAAAAAAGCGAAAAATTATTCGGATTTGATTGACGGAACAATGCATATCTGCTACTATATAATAGGATAAAAGTGACTTTCCGATTATCCCTAATAAACGATGTGAGGGAGATTGATATGAGTAGCTGTAATACTTATGATGTAATTATTGTTGGCGGAGGTCCTGCCGGTATTTTTACAGCTTTGGAACTTATTCAAAAAAAGGAAGGACTCAAGATATTGCTGCTTGAAAAGGGGAGACACATTGAAGGAAGGATGTGTCCTATAAAATCAAGTGGAACAAAATGCGCAAAATGTAACCCTTGTTCAATAGTGAGTGGTTGGGGGGGAGCAGGTGCGTTTAGTGACGGAAAGCTTACTTTGACTACTGATTTTGGCGGAGTGTTGGATAGATATACGGGAAAGCAGGAGCTTGCTTCGCTGATAGGTTATGTAGATGACATATTTGTAAAGTTCGGAGGGACTACCAAAGTTCATGGTACGGACAAAGAGAAGATAAGAGAAATCAGAAAAAAAGCGGCGGCCGCAGATTTAAAGCTGGTTCCTGCCGTAATAAAACATTTAGGCACTGATAAATGTTTTGAAATATTAAAAAGAATGCAAGATTATTTAAAAACAAAGATTGATATAAAGACATTGGTATCTGTAAAGGATCTGATAAAAGAGAATGGCAGCATAAGGGGTGTTAAAACAGAGGATGGTAGTGTATACACTGCTGATTTTGTGGTAGCTGTTCCGGGAAGAGAGGGAGCAGAGTGGTTTAAATGGCAGACGCAGAGGTTAGGGTTAAACACTATAAATAATGCAGTGGACATAGGAGTAAGGGTAGAAGTACCTGCTGTAATAATGAAAGATCTTACTGATGTGGTATACGAGTCCAAACTCATATATTATACAAAATCCTTTGATGATAAGGTGCGTACTTTTTGTATGAATCCGTTTGGGGAAGTTGTGGTAGAAAATAATGACGGGATAAGAACGGTTAATGGACATAGTTATGCAGGACAAAAAACCGAGAATACTAACTTTGCACTTTTGGTAAGTAAAGAATTTACAGAACCGTTCAAGTCGCCTATAGCCTATGGTAAGTATATAGCTACCCTGGCTAATATGTTGGGAGAAGGTGTGATCGTTCAAAGATTAGGGGATCTTTTGAGTGGCAGGAGATCTACTCCCGGTAGGATAAATAAATGTTTGGTAACACCTACTTTAAAGGATGCTACCCCAGGAGATCTTAGTTTGGT includes the following:
- a CDS encoding DnaD domain protein, coding for MPDLILKNDTGEKGVTIIQNTFIDEYMPKANGEFVKVYLYGLRNLYNGKQDISNSQIASDLDMLESDVIRAWKYWNKKGAISLVEKENSITIEYRRLEDTPPLSNNIVLHTRPNYSPKEISIYIKNSEQIRLLFKTAEQKLGKMLTQQDTSILFSLYDWLRLPVEVIIMLLEYCSSMDKRNMRYIEKVAIQWSELGLNTVEKAEQWLKKEEMRNKDIKKIMSSLGLHRFPTKFEMEYMDKWMKKWCFSIDVILAACSATINTSNPSFKYIDAILYHWYQNNIKTKEEAYNFMNEFRKKKTAKKPSKNKFHNFSERDYDFKELEKKIIEKNLKMFGG
- the nagB gene encoding glucosamine-6-phosphate deaminase; protein product: MKIVIEQDYQKMSDRAAAIIARQVICKPDSVLGFATGSTPVGTYNKLAHMNKEGLVDFSKVTTFNLDEYAGLDENDQNSYRYFMNQNLFDHINIDKENTHVPKGNLDNLNEVCAQYEQAIANSGGIDLQLLGIGHNGHIGFNEPGASLDSLTHVVDLSSRTIEANARFFESAEKVPRQAISMGIKTIMKSKQIILLCSGKDKSDAIYEALFGDITQQVPASILQLHPNITFIIDKDAAEKICAKGLDK
- a CDS encoding DUF1858 domain-containing protein, producing the protein MDKVTGKTVIIDVLRRDAETAEIFMKHGMHCVGCPSASGESIEAACVVHGLDPEPLIKDLNEFFASKGNQSK
- a CDS encoding NAD(P)/FAD-dependent oxidoreductase, giving the protein MSSCNTYDVIIVGGGPAGIFTALELIQKKEGLKILLLEKGRHIEGRMCPIKSSGTKCAKCNPCSIVSGWGGAGAFSDGKLTLTTDFGGVLDRYTGKQELASLIGYVDDIFVKFGGTTKVHGTDKEKIREIRKKAAAADLKLVPAVIKHLGTDKCFEILKRMQDYLKTKIDIKTLVSVKDLIKENGSIRGVKTEDGSVYTADFVVAVPGREGAEWFKWQTQRLGLNTINNAVDIGVRVEVPAVIMKDLTDVVYESKLIYYTKSFDDKVRTFCMNPFGEVVVENNDGIRTVNGHSYAGQKTENTNFALLVSKEFTEPFKSPIAYGKYIATLANMLGEGVIVQRLGDLLSGRRSTPGRINKCLVTPTLKDATPGDLSLVLPYRHLRNIIEMLKALDKVAPGVYSKHTLLYGVEVKFYSSRVELNNNLETEIKNLYAAGDGAGVTRGLAQASASGVLVARDILKKILV